One region of Eupeodes corollae chromosome 1, idEupCoro1.1, whole genome shotgun sequence genomic DNA includes:
- the LOC129939869 gene encoding muscarinic acetylcholine receptor gar-2: MDHRYADISGIESSEGYINSTLDANNRTNPIFSIKPDFITQWRLQKERENICKSLYQRIVKHSECQNYLALYRSLFENANDIPGWSTSDDDNTLYDNKSTNVTTVTGKNNSSDDDGPALVLPPFDLWQTIVIAVCLAICIILTVGGNILVLLAFIVDRSIRQPSNYFIASLAATDMLIGTVSMPFYTVYVLMGYWDLGPLLCDLWLSVDYTVCLVSQYTVLLITIDRFCSVKIAAKYRSWRTKNRVIFMVTITWIIPALLFFISIFGWEHFTGKRDLLPGQCAVQFLKDPVFNTALIIGYYWTTLVVLFILYGGIYKTAYEMQKRSEAKQRKMQSMVALSAGAMTGMAGRAAGIGITDGCAGQKAGKSVAADSSIIPASNQTSSTSSDQKEVPPAARKESASGERQHSTDVGVKTEDKTRRDVTEAEKSERSSSPAFDSDDESSVNQIQATNQQQQQQQLAMLRKRSSIGLVFGAQAALIATRSKGNVISNPLPEEIRLKSDAEILSYIPENLQSDDNKGSPLSPVDIDPIEVPKEHVIPCLVQAILPPPEGFQCNSPLSEGSDKQLGSATSDLTATYYDAMKSMDGADLRYMDESSIILPSPNQESLSTSYSFPPLKLAPVNAAAQANQNVTNPTLLQKALIRAAAQSQHAPHHQNQNPKPNSQIESETNKNNDLSHPGTSKDMSVKILENVQEVTTTVTTTLDSKATATKPQPVVTSTNKIDCNTDKEPSKAAPSTSSGSTSIGGKPTQTDEASPATGIQSNRTSSKRDFIRSIGQHLKGRKKIPLSIRRQKSKSENRARKAFRTISFILGAFVACWTPYHVLALVEGFCSNPPCTNEHLYMFSYFLCYANSPMNPFCYALANQQFKKTFTRILKGDLHMT, translated from the exons ATGGATCATCGATATGCTGATATAAGCGGCATTGAAAGCTCCGAGGGATATATTAACTCGACATTGGATGCCAACAATAGAACAAATccgatattttcaataaaaccagATTTTATAACGCAATG GAGACTACAAAAAGAACGCGAAAACATTTGCAAATCCCTTTACCAGCGCATAGTTAAGCACTCCGAATGTCAAAACTATCTGGCACTCTATCGTTCGCTGTTCGAAAATGCCAATGACATTCCAGGCTGGAGCACCTCCGACGACGACAATACCCTCTATGACAATAAATCAACAAATGTTACTACGGTGAcaggaaaaaataattcatcGGATGACGATGGACCTGCATTAGTACTGCCACCTTTTGATTTGTGGCAAACGATAGTGATTGCCGTGTGCCTGGCGATTTGCATTATCCTCACGGTGGGCGGAAATATTTTGGTGCTCCTGGCATTTATAGTTGACCGCAGTATACGACAGCCGAGCAACTATTTTATCGCCTCTTTGGCAGCAACGGATATGCTTATTG GTACGGTGTCTATGCCGTTTTACACAGTTTACGTTCTGATGGGATACTGGGACCTGGGGCCGCTTCTTTGTGACCTGTGGCTGTCCGTTGACTATActgtttgtttggtatcacaataCACAGTTCTTTTGATTACAATTGATCGGTTTTGCTCGGTGAAGATTGCAGCGAAGTACCGCAGCTGGCGAACTAAGAACCGTGTCATTTTCATGGTCACAATAACGTGGATTATTCCAGCGTTGTTGTTCTTCATTTCGATTTTTGGCTGGGAACACTTCACGGGCAAACGCGACCTTCTGCCTGGTCAGTGTGCTGTGCAATTTCTCAAAGATCCCGTCTTCAATACTGCCCTCATTATTGGCTACTACTGGACAACTCTGGTCGTGCTTTTTATCTTGTATGGTGGTATTTATAAAACTGCCTACGAAATGCAGAAGCGCAGTGAGGCGAAGCAACGAAAGATGCAGTCGATGGTGGCTTTGAGTGCAGGCGCTATGACTGGCATGGCTGGCCGCGCCGCAGGCATTGGTATCACTGATGGATGCGCCGGGCAAAAGGCAGGCAAATCAGTTGCCGCCGATAGTTCAATTATACCCGCATCCAATCAGACGTCATCGACTTCCTCTGACCAGAAGGAAGTTCCACCAGCTGCTCGGAAGGAATCGGCTTCAGGGGAGAGGCAACATTCAACCGACGTAGGAGTGAAAACTGAAGATAAGACAAGACGTGACGTTACCGAGGCTGAAAAAAGTGAACGCTCTAGTAGTCCTGCTTTCGATTCGGATGACGAAAGTTCCGTTAACCAGATTCAAGCCACCaatcaacagcagcagcaacaacaattaGCCATGCTGCGGAAGCGCTCGTCAATCGGTCTTGTTTTTGGAGCGCAAGCGGCTCTCATTGCCACCCGCAGTAAAGGTAATGTTATTTCCAATCCCCTGCCTGAGGAAATCCGCTTGAAATCGGATGCAGAAATTCTGTCCTACATCCCAGAGAATCTACAAAGTGATGACAATAAAGGCTCTCCACTTTCCCCAGTCGACATTGATCCGATTGAAGTGCCCAAAGAACACGTAATTCCATGCCTCGTCCAAGCTATCCTTCCTCCACCCGAAGGCTTCCAATGCAACTCACCTCTATCCGAAGGATCTGATAAACAACTGGGAAGTGCTACAAGCGACCTAACAGCCACTTACTACGATGCCATGAAGAGCATGGACGGTGCTGACCTGCGCTACATGGATGAAAGCTCCATAATTCTCCCCTCGCCGAACCAAGAAAGTCTCTCGACATCCTACAGCTTCCCCCCACTTAAGTTAGCACCCGTTAATGCAGCTGCCCAAGCCAATCAAAATGTCACCAATCCAACGCTCCTGCAAAAGGCTCTCATCCGAGCAGCTGCCCAAAGCCAACATGCACCCCATCACCAGAACCAGAACCCCAAACCCAACTCCCAAATAGAATctgaaactaataaaaataacgatttaTCTCATCCAGGAACAAGCAAGGACATGAGTGTTAAGATCTTGGAAAATGTCCAAGAGGTGACGACGACCGTTACAACAACACTGGACTCTAAAGCGACTGCAACGAAGCCCCAGCCAGTTGTAACCTCCACCAACAAAATAGACTGCAACACCGACAAGGAACCCTCGAAGGCTGCACCCAGCACGAGTTCCGGTTCCACCTCCATCGGAGGCAAGCCCACGCAAACTGACGAAGCGTCACCCGCCACCGGCATTCAATCCAACCGAACTTCGAGCAAGCGGGACTTCATCCGCTCCATCGGCCAACACCTAAAGGGCAGAAAGAAAATCCCACTCAGCATACGGAGACAAAAATCCAAATCCGAGAATCGAGCACGCAAGGCCTTCCGCACAATCTCATTCATACTCGGGGCATTTGTAGCTTGCTGGACACCATATCACGTGCTGGCCCTGGTTGAGGGCTTTTGCTCCAACCCACCTTGCACCAACGAGCACCTCTACATGTTCTCTTACTTTTTATGCTACGCAAACAGCCCCATGAATCCCTTTTGCTATGCCCTTGCAAATCAACAGTTCAAGAAAACCTTCACTCGCATCCTCAAGGGCGACCTTCACATGACGTAA